The DNA sequence ACTGCGGGGCCGCCTCGACGCGTTCGCGCTGCGCGTGCCCGTGCCCAACGGCTCGGTCACCGACCTGACGGTCACGACCGACCGTCGCACCACGGTGGAGGAGGTCAAGGCGGCGTACGCGGAGGCCGCGGCGGGCGCGTACAAGGGGCTGCTGACCTACAGCGAGGCGCCGCTCGTCAGCAGCGACATCGTCACCGACCCCGCCTCGTGCGTCTTCGACGCCGAACTCACCCGCGTCGTCGGCCCGCAGGTGAAGGTCGTCGGCTGGTACGACAACGAGTGGGGGTACTCGAACCGGCTCATCGACCTGGCCCTGCTCGTGGGCGCCTCCCTGTAGCGCCGAGGCCCGTGCCGTCGCCGGTCGGTGGGTCCGCCACAATGCCCCCATGGCTGACAACACGCTCTGGGTCGGGGTCCTGACCGCCGGAACCGCCGTGGTCGCGAGTTGGGTGACCAGCCGGGGCACGGCCAGGGCCGCGCGCATCCAGGCGGAGGCCGCGGCGGAGAGCCAGCACGTGGACCGGTTGCGCGCGGCACGGCGCAGCGCGTACGTCGGCGTCATCGAACAGGCGCAGCGCATGGGGGACATGTACTGGAAGGTCACCGACGTCGCCGGTGACCCCGACGCCGCCGACCGGCGCGGCGCGCTCACGGATCTGCGGCTGCGGCTGCGCGACGAGTACGCCGTACTGCGCCACCGCGTGTGGGTGGTGGACCTGGAGGGCCCCGCCGAGGTGGCGGAGGCGGCGAACCGGCTGCGCCGGTCCACCTCCGACAACTACCGCGCCCTGAACGCGATGATCGGGGACGAGGCGGGCGCGGAGGAGCGCTTCAACGCCTGCTACGCGCCGTTCTGGCAGGCGGTCCTCGCCTTCGTGGCGATCGCGCGCGAAGCGCTGCGCGGGACGGCGGCCGTGTCGCCGCGCGGCCGGTAGCCGTCCGGCGTGCGCAGGCCCGGCACGCTCAACGCGCCATGTACCGGTCGAGCTCGCGGACCCGCTCCCGCAGTCGCGCCGCCCCGTCCTCGTCGTCGAACTCCGCCGCGACCCCGGCCCGTTCGGCCAGGGCGAGGACCGTGGCGAGGAAGCCGTCCGTCAGGGCGAGCACGACGGCGTGATGGGTTCTGCGGTGGTGGGCCACCAAGGCGTTCACGAAGTCGCCGAACACATCGGGGTCGATGTGTGACTCGTCGTTCTCCATCGGGCCGACGCCGGAGGGCACACCGAGTTCCGCCTCGAAGACCTCCACCTGGCGCAGGAAGAGCCGCGCCGCACCGCCGGAGGGATTCCACAGCGTCTCGTCGCCCATCTCGAAGTACTGGCTCACACGGCGCCTTTCGGGTCTGATGGCAGGCAGTGGGAACAACGGCCAAGATCGTACGACGCGCCGCGACCGAGCGTGATCGAACCGGGGAACTTCCCCCCACGAAGGCCAAATTCTCCCCATCAACCCATCACTGTCAGTAACCTCTGGTCGCTGATGCGGTTGTCCGGAATGCGCGGGTGCCTTCGGCGCGCCTCAGTAGCATTTCCCGGTATCCGCAGGGGGACGCACCGTTACCGGGCACGGGGGGCTGGACTGGTGGACGCGCGGGACAGACAACGGGACCGGTCGGCCGATGTCATCGCGGCGGGGAACGAGCGCGGGGGAGCGGCGCACTCGGCGCGTCAGCTGCGGGCCACCGGCATCGGCGGGGTGGCCGTCCTGCTGTGGGCGTCCCTCGCTCTGGTCACCACCCTGACCGGGCGGATTCCGCCGTTCCAGCTCACCGCGATGGCGTTCGCGGTCGGCGGGATCATCGGCCTTCCCCGGGCCGTGCGCGGCGGCGGGGCGATGGCCCGCGGGCTGCCCGCCGGCGCCTGGGCGCTCGGCATCGGCGGCTTGTTCGGCTACCACTTCTTCTACTTCCTGGCCCTGCGCAACGCCCCCGCGGTCGACGCCGGGCTCATCGCCTACCTGTGGCCGCTGCTGATCGTCGTGTTCTCCGCGGCCCTGCCCGGCGAACGGCTGCGCTGGTGGCACACGGCGGGCGCGGTGCTCGGACTCGGCGGCACCTTCCTCCTGGTCACCGGCGGCCAGGGGGTGCAGCTGCGGGGCGAGTACCTGCTCGGGTACACCGCGGCCGCCGTCTGCGCGGTGGTGTGGTCGGCGTACTCGGTGGCCAACCGCAGGTACCCACAGGTGCCCACGGACATGGTCGCCTTCTTCTGCCTGGCCACGGCGGCGCTCGCGGCCGTCTGCCACCTGGTGTTCGAGGACACGGTCCGGCCCGACGGCTGGCAGTGGCTCGCCGTGCTCGCCCTGGGCCTCGGCCCGGTCGGCGGGGCCTTCTACGTCTGGGACCACGGCACCAAACACGGCGACATCCAACTCCTGGGCACGTTCTCGTACTTCGCCCCGCTGCTGTCCACTGCGCTGCTCGTCGCGACCGGGCGGGCGGACGCGAGCTGGCCCGTCGCCGCCGCCAGCGTGCTGATCGCCGGCGGTGCCACGCTGGCCTCGGCGGACGCCGTGCGAGCGGCGCGCCGGCGAGGCCGTGCCGGGCCCGGCCACCCGCGAAGGGGCTGAGCCCGGCCGGATCAGGCGTCCACCGGCCAGGTGCCCCGGCGGACCATCTCCACCACCTTGTCGGCGCCGTTGGCCCGCACGAGGAGTTCGAGCCGCGCGCGCTCGATGTCCTCCGCGCTCCACCGGTCGGTGGCCATGGTCCCCTTCTCGTGCGACCAGCCGTTGTCGTAGTGGCGTACGACGTAGTCCTTCTGGAAGTCCCACATCTTCGTGCCCGGCAGCGGCGTGACGATGAACGGGTTGGCGTACGCCATGCCGTGGCCCATGAGCGTGACCGCGTAGTCGATGGTCTTCTCGATCTGCTCCAAGGACTCGATGTACGGCTCGCCGCCCGGCTGCTCGGGCGGGTTGACGAAGCCGAGCATGAAGCCGCCGGTGACCTGGATGCCGTACTCGGTGAACATCTCCACGATGTCACCCGTCGCCTTCTGGAAGGAGTTGAGGCGGGGCTTGCCCGACTCGACGAGGCTGTCCTCGTTGGCGCTCTCCACCGCGAGGTAGACGCTGTAGCAGCCGCCGTCCGCCATGGCCTTGATCAGGTCCCGGCAGGTGAGCCCGGCCCGCATCGCCGCGAGCACGTTGCGGAAGTTGGGGTTGCGCCGTTCGGCCTCGTCCATGCTGTCCGCGAACTCGGACCCCAGGTGCAACAGGACGAGGTTGAACAGGCTCAGACCGCCCTCCTCGACCCACGGCAGGTCGTGCTTGCGCAGCAGCTTGCAGATCTCCATCGCGTACAGCGGGTCGTGCAGCAAGTGGTCGTCCTCGATGAGGACTTCGGTCACGCCGTGCTTGCGGATCTCGCCGAGGTGCAGATCGAACCAGTCGGTGCCGAGCGCCCGCCACGGTCCGTTCACCATCGGGATGTAGCAGAAGTCGCAGCCGACGTTGCAGCCGATCGTGGAGAAGATCTGCGCCCAGGAGCCGTGGTCGCGCACCCGCTTGCCCGAGGAGTGGTAGCCCTGCTCGTACTGGCGCATGTCCAGCATGCCGAAGTCGGGCAGCGGCATCATGCCGAGCCGCTGGTCGAGCCCCTGCCGCTTGGGCAGGATCCGCATGTACGGCGACATGGCCGTTGTCCGGACGACGGCCCCGTCGGCACGCCGGTAGGCGATGCCGGGCACGGCGTCGATGTCCCCGTCCGCCTCGGTCAGCGCGTGGAGCAGCGCGGTGAAGGTCTGGTCCGCCTCGTTGATGACCACGTAGTCGAAGGGCGAGTCCGGCACGGCGTACTGCCAGTCGCCGCTGGGGTGGGCACCGCCGGTGACGGTCACGATCTCGGGGTCGATGTCCTTGACCAGATCGGCGAGGGCCCGTGCGTTGCCCCACTGGACGGTGTAGATGCACTGGACGCCGACGACATCGGGGTCGAACTCCTCGATGAGGGCCCGCAGTTGGGCGTCGTCGAGGCCGTAGCGCACCAGGCTGCTGCCGCTCCCGAGGTCGACGTGCCGGCGCTCCTGCTCCCAGCCGGCGAAGGGCGAGTCGACGATGCGGACTTCGAAGCCGGAGAGACGGGCGTTCGCCGCGATGCGCAGCAGGCCGATCGGGGTGCCCGCCCGCTTCATGACCTCGAAGGTGTCCAGACCGAGCGCCCGGAAGCTGCTCCGTTGCGGGGAGGGCTCGACGACTCGGGTGTACGAGGGCACGAGGAGCAGCACGCGCGGCGACTCCCCGTGGGCGCGCCGCCGGGTGCCGGACGACGACGTGCGCAAGGAGGGGTTGCCCAGGTGGCGCAGGGAAGGGCGCTGCGGGGCACTGGAGAATTTGACGGACGGTCTTTCGATGAGCACGGGCGCATGGGAAGCGGTTCGTGTCATGAGCGCTCCATCTGTCCGACTGGGATCCGTCCGACTGAGATCTGCGGGGTGAGATCTGTCCTGTTCGAACGGAGAATTCGTTCAGATCGTGACCGTCTTCACACAGTGAGGACAGGGTTCCGCGGCGAATGGCCTGAACCAGCGCATGGGGCCCCTATGGAGCCGGGCACGCCGTCGTCGACGGGTGGCGCGCGGTGGCTCGACCGGCGCTGTCGGTGCGCTGCGGTGCGCCCCCTCCGCCGGGCCCCGGGCGCTTTCCAGCTCTGCCGGTCCGCGCGATGGTGAGGGAGGGGAAGACTGTGTGTGCAAGGGGGGCACCTTGAAGCTTTCCACGCGACGGCGCGCCGTCGCGACGCTGGTCGCGGTCCTGCTGATCGTCGGCGTCACCACCGCGTGCGGGGGCGACGAGGACCCGAAGGAAGAGGTCATCCCGGTGGCCGCGGGTGAGCTGGGACCGGATCCGTTCTTCGCGGAGGCCTTGGGGCGCGACCGGGAGGGTCTGACACCCCGGTCCGGCGGCGGCGTACGCCCCGGGAGCACCCCGGGGCTCTACGGCGGGACGCTGAACAAGAGCAGTTGCGACAAGGCCGCACTGGCCGACTTCCTGACCGACAGGCGCAACGCGAAGAAGGCGACGGCCTGGTCGCGGGTGCGCGGCATCGACATCAAGAACGTCCGGCGCTACATCCGGGGCCTGACACCCGTCCTGCTGCGCACCGACACACTCGTCCGGAACCATGGCTTCCGCAACGGCGTGGCCACGATCTTCGAGTCCCTCCTCGAAGCGGGCATCGCGGTGCTCGTCGACCGGATCGGCCAGCCGGTGGTCAAGTGCAACTGCGGCAACCCGCTCGCGGCGCCCTCGGTGAGCCCCGGTGACGTCGACACGGGCAGCATCCCGGACGCGGAATGGCGCGACCGGTACGACCGGGACAGGACCACGACCGTCAAGCCCGGCAAGAAGCCCAAGCGCATCGGTAGGTTCCGGCTCCTCGACCTCGACAGCGGCAAGGGCATCGGGCGCACGGCGGGCACCGACGCGGCGCGGGACGTCCGGCTGCCCGCACCACCCCCACTGCCCCCGGCAGGCGCGGGGACCGGCGGCCCGGAGCCGTCGGACGCCGCACCGTCCAGTGCCGGACCGACGCGCTCCGAGATCGTCGGCACCTGGGAGTCCGCCGGTGAGCGGGTGCGCGTCGAGGAGCGCGGCCCGGACACGTTCACCGGCCGCACCGCTTCCGACAACGAAGTGGCCGACGGCTGCGTGGTCGAGGCGGGCCGTGAGATCTGGACCGTGAACGGGAGCGGACCGCGCTACACGGGCACCGTGGTCTCAGTCGACCCGCAGACCTGCCAGGACGTGGAACGCTTCGACGCCACCTGGGAACTGACCGGCACGGAAACGCTCAAGGTGTGTGCCACTGTCGCGCAGCAGCAAGGGTGCAACTCCCTGACGCGGGTGACCGAATAGGCCCCGAGGCGCGCCGGGCCGTGCGGCGGTCGGCCGTAAGGTGCTCCTGTGCAGCGTCCACGCCCAGGTCCGCCGAAGCACTTTCAGGAGGCTCCCGTGCATCGCACCACCTCCACCGCCGCTCGCCTCGGACGTGCGCTCGCCGTCGGCGTGACAGCCGCCGTGCTCGTCCTCGGCGGGAGCGGCGCCGTCGCCGCGCCCGCGGTACGGACGGCACCCGCCGTCGGAGCGGCCTCGCACGCCGGTCCGTACGGTCAACTCCGCACCCTCGCCGCGCTCTCCGCCGACCGCCTGGCCACCGCCGATCTCGTCGCCGCCGCCAAGTACGGCACGGGGAGCCCCATCGACGACCCCGCGCGCGAGCAACAGGTGCTGGACGCCGTGTCGCGCCAGGCGGTGGAGGCGGGCGGGGACCCGGAGTCGACCGTGCGCGTCTTCCGCGACCAGATCGAGGCGAACAAACTCGTCCAGCGCGCCCTGCACAGGCAGTGGGACGCCGACCCGTCGTCGGCCCCCACCGAGCGGCCCGACCTCGGCAAGGTCCGCGAGGAGATCAACCGCGTCAACGGCGAACTCGTCCGCGCCCTCGCCGCATCCGCGCCCACGCGCACTGCGCCGTACTGCGACGGCCTGCTGACAGCGGCCACCGCGCACGTACGACACGCGCGAGGCCTTGACACATTGCACGCGACAGCGTTGCGCAGAGCCTTGCCGTCCGTGTGCGGATAAGCAAGCGATGGCGGGAAGTCACCCCTGAATGGATGCACGTCGGCATACACCTCCCCCAGCCCGTACGGAAGATGCGACCCTGAGGTACCAGCCGGTCACAGGGCCGGTGTGAGCGAGCACGGGGGAGTGTGCATGGGCGAAGTCTGGATCGACGCGGGAGATGCCGCGGGGGCTGGTGCGCTCGCCGGATGGCTGCGGCGCGACCCCGGGATGGCACGGTCGGGCGTCGAGATCGAGGCCGCGGGCCCCACCCCTTCGGCGTCGCCCGAAGCGGGCGGCGCGATGGGCGCCGTGGAGACGGTCACCGCCGTCGTCAACAGCACGGTCGGCATCTTCTCGCTGCTCATCGCCGTCGCCGCCTGGCGCCGCCCGCGCGGCGTCAAACCACCCCTGGTGCGGGTGATCGAGGACGACGGGACAGTGGTGGAGGGAACCGCCAAGGAAGTGCTCGACACCGTACGGGCACGCCGCGAGCGGGAGCGGCCCGAAGCATGACCGTGCGCCTGTCAGCCCGCACGTCCTCCCGAGCGGTCCTGATCGGGGTGCACGCCTACGCCGAGCAGGCCGGGCTCTCCCCCTTACCCGCGGTGCGGCGGAACATCAGCGCGTTGCGGGAGGTCCTGTGCGACGAGGTCGGCTGGGGCCTGTCGTCCGCCAGCTGCCGCGTGCTGGGCCCCGAGGCCACCGGCGGTGACGTCATGCGGGCCATCGACGAGGCGGTGCACGCGGCGAGCGACACCCTGTTCGTCTACTACGCCGGGCACGGACTGCTGCACC is a window from the Streptomyces spectabilis genome containing:
- a CDS encoding DUF6777 domain-containing protein, which gives rise to MKLSTRRRAVATLVAVLLIVGVTTACGGDEDPKEEVIPVAAGELGPDPFFAEALGRDREGLTPRSGGGVRPGSTPGLYGGTLNKSSCDKAALADFLTDRRNAKKATAWSRVRGIDIKNVRRYIRGLTPVLLRTDTLVRNHGFRNGVATIFESLLEAGIAVLVDRIGQPVVKCNCGNPLAAPSVSPGDVDTGSIPDAEWRDRYDRDRTTTVKPGKKPKRIGRFRLLDLDSGKGIGRTAGTDAARDVRLPAPPPLPPAGAGTGGPEPSDAAPSSAGPTRSEIVGTWESAGERVRVEERGPDTFTGRTASDNEVADGCVVEAGREIWTVNGSGPRYTGTVVSVDPQTCQDVERFDATWELTGTETLKVCATVAQQQGCNSLTRVTE
- a CDS encoding effector-associated constant component EACC1, translating into MGEVWIDAGDAAGAGALAGWLRRDPGMARSGVEIEAAGPTPSASPEAGGAMGAVETVTAVVNSTVGIFSLLIAVAAWRRPRGVKPPLVRVIEDDGTVVEGTAKEVLDTVRARRERERPEA
- a CDS encoding DUF6086 family protein, with translation MSQYFEMGDETLWNPSGGAARLFLRQVEVFEAELGVPSGVGPMENDESHIDPDVFGDFVNALVAHHRRTHHAVVLALTDGFLATVLALAERAGVAAEFDDEDGAARLRERVRELDRYMAR
- a CDS encoding DMT family transporter — translated: MDARDRQRDRSADVIAAGNERGGAAHSARQLRATGIGGVAVLLWASLALVTTLTGRIPPFQLTAMAFAVGGIIGLPRAVRGGGAMARGLPAGAWALGIGGLFGYHFFYFLALRNAPAVDAGLIAYLWPLLIVVFSAALPGERLRWWHTAGAVLGLGGTFLLVTGGQGVQLRGEYLLGYTAAAVCAVVWSAYSVANRRYPQVPTDMVAFFCLATAALAAVCHLVFEDTVRPDGWQWLAVLALGLGPVGGAFYVWDHGTKHGDIQLLGTFSYFAPLLSTALLVATGRADASWPVAAASVLIAGGATLASADAVRAARRRGRAGPGHPRRG
- a CDS encoding B12-binding domain-containing radical SAM protein, whose translation is MLIERPSVKFSSAPQRPSLRHLGNPSLRTSSSGTRRRAHGESPRVLLLVPSYTRVVEPSPQRSSFRALGLDTFEVMKRAGTPIGLLRIAANARLSGFEVRIVDSPFAGWEQERRHVDLGSGSSLVRYGLDDAQLRALIEEFDPDVVGVQCIYTVQWGNARALADLVKDIDPEIVTVTGGAHPSGDWQYAVPDSPFDYVVINEADQTFTALLHALTEADGDIDAVPGIAYRRADGAVVRTTAMSPYMRILPKRQGLDQRLGMMPLPDFGMLDMRQYEQGYHSSGKRVRDHGSWAQIFSTIGCNVGCDFCYIPMVNGPWRALGTDWFDLHLGEIRKHGVTEVLIEDDHLLHDPLYAMEICKLLRKHDLPWVEEGGLSLFNLVLLHLGSEFADSMDEAERRNPNFRNVLAAMRAGLTCRDLIKAMADGGCYSVYLAVESANEDSLVESGKPRLNSFQKATGDIVEMFTEYGIQVTGGFMLGFVNPPEQPGGEPYIESLEQIEKTIDYAVTLMGHGMAYANPFIVTPLPGTKMWDFQKDYVVRHYDNGWSHEKGTMATDRWSAEDIERARLELLVRANGADKVVEMVRRGTWPVDA
- a CDS encoding chorismate mutase, with the protein product MHRTTSTAARLGRALAVGVTAAVLVLGGSGAVAAPAVRTAPAVGAASHAGPYGQLRTLAALSADRLATADLVAAAKYGTGSPIDDPAREQQVLDAVSRQAVEAGGDPESTVRVFRDQIEANKLVQRALHRQWDADPSSAPTERPDLGKVREEINRVNGELVRALAASAPTRTAPYCDGLLTAATAHVRHARGLDTLHATALRRALPSVCG